CATGTACTTGCGGCCGCCGTGAATGACCACCTCGAAACCCGAAGGGATGGTTTCGGACTTCTCGACCCGCTTCACATCCATGCCAAGGACGATGCACTGGGAGCCGAAGCGGGCCGCGCCTTCGCTGATGATGTCCGGGTTTTTGACCGCCCCGGAGTTGACCGAGACCTTTTCGGCACCGGCCACGAGTACGTCGCGCATGTCGCCTACGGTGTTGATGCCGCCGCCAACGGAGAAGGGGATGAATATCTGCGAGGCCACCTGTTCGACCACATCAAGGAATATCCCACGCGCTTCGTGGGAGGCAGTGATGTCGTAGAAGACGATCTCGTCCGCGCCTTCCTCGTAGTATTTCCGCGCCGTCTCCACGGGATCGCCGATATCCACGTTGCCTTCGAACCTGACGCCTTTGGTCAGGCGTCCGTTGCGCACGTCCAGACAGGGGATGACCCGTTTACTGAGCATCGGCGGCCTCCTGGCAGAAGGTGTTGAAATTCCTGAGCAACTTAAGGCCTGGGCGTCCGCTTTTTTCAGGATGGAATTGCACCGCCCAGAGTCCACGGCGGCCATGCACAGAGCAGAAGTCGATGCCGTAGCGGGTGGTGCCGATGACGTATTCCTCCCTTGGGGCCGGGTAGTAGCTGTGGACGAAGTAGAAGTCCGCGTCCGGGTCAATGCCGGCGAACAGCTCACACTCCTGCCTAAGCTCCACCTGGTTCCACCCCATGTGGGGAACGCGGATGGGCACGTTTTCATAATCGGTCCAGGAGGGGTTGAAAAGGCGGCATTCTCCCGGAATGATCTTGAGGGCGCGAGTGTCGTTTTCTTCACTGTAGTCAAGAAGGATCTGGCAGCCGACGCAGATGCCGAGTACGGGCTTGTTTTGCCAGATGAGGCTTTTGATGACCTCGTCAAGACCTGCCGAATGCAGTTCATCCATGGCCTGACCGGCAGCTCCTACACCGGGAAAGATGATTCCCTGTGCAGCGTTCAATAACTCCGGGTCATTGGTGATCCGGTTGGGAATGTCCAGGTGTTCAAGCGCCCGGTGAACGCTGGTCTGGTTTCCCGCCTTGTAGTCAAATATGGCGAGCATTCGTCCCTCCGCTGGGTTTCGTTCACTACTGCGACTAGTAAAAAACGCATCGGATAACAAGGGGTTTTTTCTTGTTGACCATTATTATCGAGCCGCAGAAAA
This genomic stretch from Pseudodesulfovibrio alkaliphilus harbors:
- the hisH gene encoding imidazole glycerol phosphate synthase subunit HisH, which codes for MLAIFDYKAGNQTSVHRALEHLDIPNRITNDPELLNAAQGIIFPGVGAAGQAMDELHSAGLDEVIKSLIWQNKPVLGICVGCQILLDYSEENDTRALKIIPGECRLFNPSWTDYENVPIRVPHMGWNQVELRQECELFAGIDPDADFYFVHSYYPAPREEYVIGTTRYGIDFCSVHGRRGLWAVQFHPEKSGRPGLKLLRNFNTFCQEAADAQ
- the hisF gene encoding imidazole glycerol phosphate synthase subunit HisF, with amino-acid sequence MLSKRVIPCLDVRNGRLTKGVRFEGNVDIGDPVETARKYYEEGADEIVFYDITASHEARGIFLDVVEQVASQIFIPFSVGGGINTVGDMRDVLVAGAEKVSVNSGAVKNPDIISEGAARFGSQCIVLGMDVKRVEKSETIPSGFEVVIHGGRKYMGMDALEWARTGEALGAGEICLNSIDADGTKNGYDIELTRMVAEAVTIPVIASGGAGSPQHMVEAVTRGRATAALIASIVHYGEYTIADLKKHMAEAGVQTRSVW